The nucleotide sequence GGCATCAGCGCGTACAAGTTGTCGCTGAACTCGTCCTGATCCTCGACGTTGAACAGCATGTCCAAGATCGACATCAACACCAGAATCTGAAGGAAAATGAACACTACCAGCGAGTACACTTTGTACAGAAACTTCTTGATCGTGGAGGTCCATGTGGGCGGTCGTAGACAGCCCAACACTGTCAGGACCGTGAACGTCATCCTCAAGGTTGGCATCGTTGACTTTTCCAAAGCTCTTTCTATCTATTTCCTTCAAAGAAAGGAACGACGAAGCGGAAGAGTGCTCTCGACAGTAATTCCGACTTTGCAGGACAACGTCTTGCGTGTCACTGACCACCGCTAACAATCGGAATTCTCCGTGCACCCTAAGTGAACGGTCAGTCAGTTTTATTCCTGACAGTTTTCTTTTTGTCCCGGCTATGTTATTATCGGAACTACCGGCGAGCACGCGACTTCTGCAATTGCCATTACGAAAATAAGCCTGCAAGGCTAACGCCGCGTAATTCTTCCTCACTTTTCGCCATAGTGTGCTATACTGTAGCTCTTGCGGCGGCAATCAACGAAGAGCGGGTGGACAGAACGGCAGCGTTTAATAATGAATTCGAGGAGAAACGATACATTGCCGGCGATTTTAGTCGCCGGGAGGGTAGTTAATATTTTAGAGCACCGGTGACGAACCCTCTACCTCCGCCGTCGTTTCAATATGTTTTCCCATTGCGAGGTAGTTGCTGGAAGTTTGTTGCATGATCAACCTAGAGGTAGAACAACAAAGAATCAACCTTGAAGCTCTCGGTGGCAGTCCTCTGTCCCATGACAAAGCTGCTGACAAGTTGTATTCGAAAGAATTTGCAGGGGCAAAGATACTCTGCGTAAGACATAATCGGGTATAATGATGCACATAGGCCACTTTAAAGAGAAGTAGAGGTGTTTGTCGGGAAAATGTAAGAAGCAGGAGGGACACGTGAAAAAGTAGTAAAAAAGGCGAGCATTTTTTTAGTATGAAAATAttgtggatttcaagctgaatttATTTCTAATCCTATCAGATACTTTACACGTTCTAGTCTGTTCCTTGCGAACTTAGCACTGCATTAAGCGCACGGCACGTTATCGCTGATTCATAATCGATCAGGGTACCTTTACTGAAGCACGTTATACACCGAGTACGAAGTTTTCAATACCTGAAACGAGAAAATGTTAATACATATTTTCTTTTCGCAGATGCCACTGTCGATGTTCAATTGTTTTGAAAAAAGAGCaaggaattttcaatatgaAACGTGCGAAAGCACGATTGATCGTACACCGACCGACATGAAGGAGTCAATGTTCACCGACAGAATGCGAGCAGTCGTGAACTTGATAGGAAACGTGGCCCTCATCATAATCATCAGTAGAGTCTTCTTGGTGTGGTCGTCCAAACTGGTCCAGTTGCTAGCGAAAATCCAATCCGGCACCTCCAGGCTCTGAAACGGATGTTGGCTTAAGAAAGTTGTGAAACTAGGAAGTCGAGTTCTCTTATAACGACAATGAACCTTTCGTTTGACTTCGTTCCCATACCAACAGTAGTAAAATATCTGCACCAGCATGCACAACGCATACACTAGCGTCGACGCCAGCCTCTCGCCTAAATCAGTTTGCGTGATTCGATACAGTGTGAAGCAGATGATTGTCATACTCGCCATAAACTGAACGCATACTACTACTTGAAAGTCTTCGTTCACCTTCGCTGCAAATCTGAAAAAAGGGCAATTGTATTAGTCCATTTACTTAATAACCAGAACTATCAAGCTAGCCGAAATGACTGGTTTTGGCctgattttttcatttacaattCATGATATTATAAAAACGCTTCCGAATAAATTCCGAATCGTATATATTTTTGTACCATAAAGGGTCAACAAAGATTAATTGTCCTATCGTTGTATATTCAGCGAAAGGAATATTCTAATTGTGCGTAAAAAATCTTTCCTTTTCCAGAGATCCGTAGTCTAGTTATTGGAGTGACATAATTAAAAATCGGCGTTCGTTAAAAGAGGAAACGTACTCGTACAGAAAGTTGTGATGGCGAGCGCATTCTGTCGCCGACTCCTTGCCATTTTTCATGACGTTCTGCAATCGGAGCCCGAGAATCTCCAGCTGGCTGTATATGCAGAACATCAGGCCGCTGAACAGAGCATCGTAAGTGAGGTTCATAAGTGCGGCAATGGATACACTCACGGCTTGCAGAAAGAAAATGACAGCGTACACAGCCGGAGCCGAGTAGTCGAACGGGATCCACAAACGAAACCCCAACTTCCTCCCGTTTGTCATCAGCGCGGTGGCAAGCATCATCATTATACAGACCTCGCATAATAATATGTACACGCGTGTTATTTTCCTGCAACCAGAACGACATTTATTCTTGGTCGAATCATCGATTAGCTTAGACACTCATTTTTCATACATATTATTTCACAAGAGAAAAGAAACAGTCATTTTTGACATAGATTTTCATGGACTAATTTCAAGAAACAGGAACAAAATAGAGATTACAGtacattctccctaattttccttcagcttataaacaaaaatggataatttgagaagagaagccTCGCAGCACGTTTTTTATAGATGACGATTGTCAaccactataaaaacgagccaagaagctcgaataatcgtatctcctcttcgcaaattgcccatttttgtttacaagctgaatacaaattatggagaatttactgtagttttttcttttaatcattttatccAGCACAGGCCAACACATATTTTTAACAGATGTATAAAGTTTACGATTCGATAATCAATGTTCGAAAACTTACTCATTGTGTTTGTTGTATTTCGTCTCGATATTCATCTCATCTGTATTATCAGGCAGGTAGGGTTTCTGCTGTAGAGTGCTGATCAGAAGCATGATACTATGCCCACGAGTGAGAAAGCTGCAGAACTTGCAGCAGGTGATCAGCATCGGAAGGGTCAAGATGAGGTTGTCGCTGAACTCATCCTGATTCTGCACGTTGAATACTATATCTAGAACAGCTACCAGCGTCAGGGTCTGTACGAGAATCAACACCGTGATTCCGTACGTTTTGTACAGGAACTTGACGGGCCCGGATCTCCACGAGGGTGGTCGATGACAGCCTATCATTGTCAGAACAGTGGACGCGTATCGCAGCGTTGGCATCGTCGATTTTATTAGCTGTCTTATTGTTACTCATACGATCACGAAATTAATCGTCTGCTTTGAATCAG is from Megalopta genalis isolate 19385.01 chromosome 4, iyMegGena1_principal, whole genome shotgun sequence and encodes:
- the LOC143259373 gene encoding LOW QUALITY PROTEIN: odorant receptor Or1-like (The sequence of the model RefSeq protein was modified relative to this genomic sequence to represent the inferred CDS: substituted 1 base at 1 genomic stop codon), translating into MPTLRYASTVLTMIGCHRPPSWRSGPVKFLYKTYGITVLILVQTLTLVAVLDIVFNVQNQDEFSDNLILTLPMLITCCKFCSFLTRGHSIMLLISTLQQKPYLPDNTDEMNIETKYNKHNEKITRVYILLCEVCIMMMLATALMTNGRKLGFRLWIPFDYSAPAVYAVIFFLQAVSVSIAALMNLTYDALFSGLMFCIYSQLEILGLRLQNVMKNGKESATECARHHNFLYEFAAKVNEDFQVVVCVQFMASMTIICFTLYRITQTDLGERLASTLVYALCMLVQIFYYCWYGNEVKRKSLEVPDWIFASNWTSLDDHTKKTLLMIMMRATFPIKFTTARILSVNIDSFMSVLKTSYSVYNVLQXRYPDRL